The following proteins come from a genomic window of Falco cherrug isolate bFalChe1 chromosome Z, bFalChe1.pri, whole genome shotgun sequence:
- the NMRK1 gene encoding nicotinamide riboside kinase 1 isoform X1 — MARNSQEIVLCLLESSGTISNLFLGIASHCLKAAEICQEIFWSVTNGGKTTLSEKLKKMFPNCDVISQDDFFKPESEVETDERGFKLYDVLDALYMDEMVKSIRNWMKSPASSGVVTEGPQNTCDNLKNTDDVYILIVEGFLLYNYEPLNELWNRRYFLTLPYEECKRRRSTRVYQPADTLGYFDGHVWPMYLKYKNELEENASNIVYLDGTRSQEELLSYVYSDIIQELKKLREGNQQFAA, encoded by the exons ATGGCACGGAACAGTCAAGAAATTGTTCTGTGCCTGTTGGAGAGCTCTGGTACCATCTCTAACCTCTTTCTTGGCATTGCTAGTCACTGtctgaaagctgctgaaatcTGCCAGGAAATTTTCTGGAG TGTGACAAATGGGGGGAAAACAACGCTGTCGGAAAAgcttaagaaaatgtttcccaACTGTGACGTAATCTCTCAGGATGACTTCTTTAAG CCAGAGTCTGAAGTAGAAACAGATGAACGTGGATTTAAGCTGTATGATG TACTTGATGCCCTCTATATGGATGAAATGGTGAAAAGTATTCGGAATTGGATGAAAAGTCCAGCAAGCTCAGGTGTTGTGACAGAAGGGCCACAGAATACATGTGAcaatctgaaaaatacagatgacGTTTATATTTTGATTGTTGAAGGCTTTCTGCTATACAATTATGA GCCACTTAATGAACTATGGAATAGAAGATATTTTTTGACCCTTCCTTATGAGGAGTGCAAAAGGAGAAGGAG CACCAGAGTCTATCAGCCAGCAGATACACTGGGGTACTTCGATGGACACGTGTGGCCTATGtatctgaaatataaaaatgaattggAAGAGAATGCAAGTAACATTG TTTACTTGGATGGAACCAGATCCCAAGAGGAGCTTCTGTCCTATGTGTATAGTGATATAatacaggaattaaaaaagctGAGGGAAGGAA atcAGCAGTTTGCAGCATGA
- the NMRK1 gene encoding nicotinamide riboside kinase 1 isoform X2, producing the protein MKVLVIGLGGVTNGGKTTLSEKLKKMFPNCDVISQDDFFKPESEVETDERGFKLYDVLDALYMDEMVKSIRNWMKSPASSGVVTEGPQNTCDNLKNTDDVYILIVEGFLLYNYEPLNELWNRRYFLTLPYEECKRRRSTRVYQPADTLGYFDGHVWPMYLKYKNELEENASNIVYLDGTRSQEELLSYVYSDIIQELKKLREGNQQFAA; encoded by the exons ATGAAAGTATTGGTTATTGGCCTTGGAGG TGTGACAAATGGGGGGAAAACAACGCTGTCGGAAAAgcttaagaaaatgtttcccaACTGTGACGTAATCTCTCAGGATGACTTCTTTAAG CCAGAGTCTGAAGTAGAAACAGATGAACGTGGATTTAAGCTGTATGATG TACTTGATGCCCTCTATATGGATGAAATGGTGAAAAGTATTCGGAATTGGATGAAAAGTCCAGCAAGCTCAGGTGTTGTGACAGAAGGGCCACAGAATACATGTGAcaatctgaaaaatacagatgacGTTTATATTTTGATTGTTGAAGGCTTTCTGCTATACAATTATGA GCCACTTAATGAACTATGGAATAGAAGATATTTTTTGACCCTTCCTTATGAGGAGTGCAAAAGGAGAAGGAG CACCAGAGTCTATCAGCCAGCAGATACACTGGGGTACTTCGATGGACACGTGTGGCCTATGtatctgaaatataaaaatgaattggAAGAGAATGCAAGTAACATTG TTTACTTGGATGGAACCAGATCCCAAGAGGAGCTTCTGTCCTATGTGTATAGTGATATAatacaggaattaaaaaagctGAGGGAAGGAA atcAGCAGTTTGCAGCATGA
- the NMRK1 gene encoding nicotinamide riboside kinase 1 isoform X4 yields MFPNCDVISQDDFFKPESEVETDERGFKLYDVLDALYMDEMVKSIRNWMKSPASSGVVTEGPQNTCDNLKNTDDVYILIVEGFLLYNYEPLNELWNRRYFLTLPYEECKRRRSTRVYQPADTLGYFDGHVWPMYLKYKNELEENASNIVYLDGTRSQEELLSYVYSDIIQELKKLREGNQQFAA; encoded by the exons atgtttcccaACTGTGACGTAATCTCTCAGGATGACTTCTTTAAG CCAGAGTCTGAAGTAGAAACAGATGAACGTGGATTTAAGCTGTATGATG TACTTGATGCCCTCTATATGGATGAAATGGTGAAAAGTATTCGGAATTGGATGAAAAGTCCAGCAAGCTCAGGTGTTGTGACAGAAGGGCCACAGAATACATGTGAcaatctgaaaaatacagatgacGTTTATATTTTGATTGTTGAAGGCTTTCTGCTATACAATTATGA GCCACTTAATGAACTATGGAATAGAAGATATTTTTTGACCCTTCCTTATGAGGAGTGCAAAAGGAGAAGGAG CACCAGAGTCTATCAGCCAGCAGATACACTGGGGTACTTCGATGGACACGTGTGGCCTATGtatctgaaatataaaaatgaattggAAGAGAATGCAAGTAACATTG TTTACTTGGATGGAACCAGATCCCAAGAGGAGCTTCTGTCCTATGTGTATAGTGATATAatacaggaattaaaaaagctGAGGGAAGGAA atcAGCAGTTTGCAGCATGA
- the NMRK1 gene encoding nicotinamide riboside kinase 1 isoform X3, producing the protein MARNSQEIVLCLLESSGTISNLFLGIASHCLKAAEICQEIFWSVTNGGKTTLSEKLKKMFPNCDVISQDDFFKPESEVETDERGFKLYDVLDALYMDEMVKSIRNWMKSPASSGVVTEGPQNTCDNLKNTDDVYILIVEGFLLYNYEPLNELWNRRYFLTLPYEECKRRRSLLGWNQIPRGASVLCV; encoded by the exons ATGGCACGGAACAGTCAAGAAATTGTTCTGTGCCTGTTGGAGAGCTCTGGTACCATCTCTAACCTCTTTCTTGGCATTGCTAGTCACTGtctgaaagctgctgaaatcTGCCAGGAAATTTTCTGGAG TGTGACAAATGGGGGGAAAACAACGCTGTCGGAAAAgcttaagaaaatgtttcccaACTGTGACGTAATCTCTCAGGATGACTTCTTTAAG CCAGAGTCTGAAGTAGAAACAGATGAACGTGGATTTAAGCTGTATGATG TACTTGATGCCCTCTATATGGATGAAATGGTGAAAAGTATTCGGAATTGGATGAAAAGTCCAGCAAGCTCAGGTGTTGTGACAGAAGGGCCACAGAATACATGTGAcaatctgaaaaatacagatgacGTTTATATTTTGATTGTTGAAGGCTTTCTGCTATACAATTATGA GCCACTTAATGAACTATGGAATAGAAGATATTTTTTGACCCTTCCTTATGAGGAGTGCAAAAGGAGAAGGAG TTTACTTGGATGGAACCAGATCCCAAGAGGAGCTTCTGTCCTATGTGTATAG